The Amycolatopsis sp. NBC_01480 genome segment GGTGATCCGGCGGGTCGCGCCGTCCCGCGGGTCGCCGTCGTACAGTCCGTCCACATCGGACAGCAAGACCAGCGCGTCGGCGCCGATCAGGTGGGCCACCAGTGCGGCCAGCCGGTCGTTGTCGCCGAAGCGGATCTCCTGCGTGGCCACGGTGTCGTTCTCGTTCACCACCGGCACGGCGCCGAGCGCGAGCAGCCGCGAGAACGTGCGCTGCGCGTTGCGGTAGTGCGAGCGGCGGACCACGTCGTCGGAGGTCAGCAGCACCTGCCCGACGGTCAGCGAGTAACGGCCGAACGACTCGGCGTACGCGTGCGCCAGCGCCAGCTGCCCGACGCTCGCCGCCGCCTGCTGCGTCGCGAGGTCACGCGGGCGCTTGACCAGGGACAACGGCGCGAGGCCCGCGCCGATCGCGCCGGAGGAGACCAGGACGATCTGCGCCTCCCGCGCCACGCGCGCGGCGATGGCGTCGACCAGCGCGTCCAGCCGCGCCACGTCGAGCCCGCTGCCCGCGGTGGTCAGCGCCGAAGACCCGACCTTGACCACGAGCCGGCGCGCGTCGGCGATCTCCTGGCGGGTACCGCTCACCGGTCCAGCTCCACCGAATCCCCGGTGACGCCGGTGTCCGGACCGGCTGCGTCGAAGTCCGCATCATCATCGGCGTCTGTGTCGAATTCAACGGCGGTGCCTGATTCGAAAGCGGTGTCGAACTCGGAGCCGCCGTCGGGCCCGTCGCGGC includes the following:
- the proB gene encoding glutamate 5-kinase — translated: MSGTRQEIADARRLVVKVGSSALTTAGSGLDVARLDALVDAIAARVAREAQIVLVSSGAIGAGLAPLSLVKRPRDLATQQAAASVGQLALAHAYAESFGRYSLTVGQVLLTSDDVVRRSHYRNAQRTFSRLLALGAVPVVNENDTVATQEIRFGDNDRLAALVAHLIGADALVLLSDVDGLYDGDPRDGATRRITEVLSESDVDGISVGMSSSGLGTGGMVSKLAAARTAAGAGIPVLLAAAADAAGALGPADVGTAFAPADTRLSARRFWLGYAADASGRLRLDDGAVTAIVRRRRSLLAAGITGVEGEFQAGDVVDLVDAKDIPVARGVVAFDAGELPALIGRSTPELPAEFRREVVHADDLVPLRR